In one Ornithorhynchus anatinus isolate Pmale09 chromosome 19, mOrnAna1.pri.v4, whole genome shotgun sequence genomic region, the following are encoded:
- the LOC100082926 gene encoding gamma-aminobutyric acid receptor subunit rho-2 — protein MPHFVKLLLLILWLILLGESKKHRRRRWAEQLEIPKFSHIFKKNHDITKTQKGKTEQLLRVDDHDFTMRPAFGGPAIPVGVDVQVESLDSISEVDMDFTMTLYLRHYWKDERLSFPSTTNKSMTFDGRLVKKIWVPDVFFVHSKRSFIHDTTTENIMLRVFPDGHVLYSMRITVTAMCNMDFSHFPLDTQTCSLELESYAYTDEDLMLYWKNGDESLKTDEKISLSQFLIQKFHTTSRLAFYSSTGWYNRLYINFTLRRHIFFFLLQTYFPATLMVMLSWVSFWIDRRAVPARVSLGITTVLTMSTIITGVNASMPRVSYIKAVDIYLWVSFVFVFLSVLEYAAVNYLTTVQERKERKLRDRFPCMCGMLHSRTMMLDGNYSESEANSLAGYPRGQIVTEEERQDKIAVHLALSNETNSSRKKGLKGHVGRRLIQNTHSIDKYSRLIFPASFIFFNLIYWSVFC, from the exons ATGCCTCATTTTGTGAAACTCCTTCTACTTATTTTATGGCTGATCCTTCTTGGGGAGAGCAAGAAGCACAGGAGGAGAAGATGGGCAGAGCAGCTGGAGATCCCCAAGTTCAG TCACATATTCAAGAAGAATCATGACATAACTAAAACACAAAAAGGAAAGACCGAACAGCTCCTGAGAGTAGATGATCATGATTTTACAATGAGGCCAGCCTTCGGAG GCCCTGCAATTCCGGTTGGGGTGGATGTGCAGGTAGAAAGCTTGGACAGCATTTCAGAAGTCGATATG GACTTTACCATGACTCTCTACCTCCGGCACTACTGGAAGGATGAACGCCTTTCATTTCCCAGCACTACTAACAAGAGCATGACGTTTGACGGCCGGCTGGtgaaaaagatctgggttcccgACGTCTTCTTTGTTCACTCCAAAAGGTCTTTCATTCACGACACCACCACCGAAAACATCATGCTTAGGGTGTTCCCAGATGGCCACGTTCTCTACAGCATGAG GATTACAGTAACTGCAATGTGTAACATGGACTTCAGCCATTTTCCCTTGGACACACAGACCTGTTCTTTGGAGTTGGAAAGCT ATGCCTACACAGATGAAGATCTGATGCTCtattggaaaaatggggatgaatcatTAAAAACTGATGAGAAGATTTCGCTGTCTCAGTTTCTCATTCAGAAATTCCACACCACTTCCAGGCTTGCTTTCTACAGTAGCACGG ggtggTACAACCGCCTGTACATCAACTTCACTTTGCGTCGCcacatcttcttcttcttgctcCAGACCTACTTCCCTGCCACCCTGATGGTCATGCTGAGCTGGGTGTCCTTCTGGATCGATCGCAGAGCGGTGCCTGCCAGGGTCTCCTTGG GTATCACAACGGTCCTGACTATGTCGACCATCATCACGGGCGTGAACGCCTCCATGCCCCGCGTGTCCTACATCAAGGCCGTGGACATCTACCTCTGGGTCAGTTTCGTGTTCGTGTTCCTCTCGGTACTTGAATACGCAGCGGTGAACTACCTGACCACCGTCCAAGAGCGcaaggagaggaagctgagggacaGG TTCCCTTGCATGTGCGGAATGCTTCATTCAAGAACCATGATGCTGGATGGGAACTACAGTGAATCTGAAGCTAACAGCCTGGCCGGGTATCCGAGAGGCCAGATAGTGACTGAGGAAGAAAGGCAGGACAAGATAGCGGTTCACTTGGCCCTGAGCAATGAAACAAACTCATCCCGGAAAAAAGGCCTAAAAGGACACGTAGGCCGACGCCTCATCCAAAATACCCATTCCATTGACAAATATTCCAGATTGATATTCCCTGCCTCCTTCATATTTTTCAACTTGATATATTGGTCTGTCTTTTGCTAG